A single region of the Oryzias latipes chromosome 21, ASM223467v1 genome encodes:
- the LOC110017395 gene encoding serine/threonine-protein kinase pim-1-like — MDDGNGKMVPSEVAIMLKLQDESIHSDGKAAPVALLDWYEIGGEILLVMERPIPCEDLLHYIDSKGGTLQEEEAKIIMKQLIRTAIDLVDRNIFHQDIKTDNILIQTHTNTPQARLIDFGVSCMAEKDSILRGFSGTPINAPPEAFRGFCSPGSTTVWQLGVILYETLHYCNDFSSIHFLDGDQMIDDELSEECQDFFQACLNTSEEQRPKLQDLLHHPWLR; from the exons atg GATGATGGCAATGGAAAAATGGTTCCTTCTGAAGTGGCcataatgttaaagttacaagaTGAATCCATTCATTCAGATGGAAAAGCAGCGCCAGTAGCCCTGTTGGACTGGTATGAGATAGGTGGAGAAATCCTCTTGGTCATGGAGAGACCGATCCCTTGTGAAGACCTGCTTCATTACATTGATAGCAAAGGAGGCACACtgcaagaagaagaagccaaG ATCATAATGAAGCAGCTAATTCGCACAGCCATAGACCTTGTGGACAGAAATATCTTCCATCAAGACATCAAGACTGATAACATCCTCATTCAAACCCACACAAATACACCACAAGCTCGTCTGATAGACTTTGGAGTGAGCTGCATGGCAGAAAAGGATTCCATCCTTAGAGGATTTTCAG gaactcCCATAAATGCTCCCCCAGAAGCATTTAGAGGCTTTTGTAGCCCTGGATCAACCACTGTGTGGCAGCTTGGAGTAATTCTGTACGAAACCCTCCATTACTGCAACGATTTCTCATCAATACATTTTCTTGACGGGGATCAGATGATTGACGATGAACTGTCAGAAG AGTGCCAAGACTTTTTCCAAGCATGTTTAAATACTTCTGAAGAACAGCGCCCCAAACTGCAAGATCTCCTCCACCATCCATGGCTCAGATAA